A region of Chiloscyllium plagiosum isolate BGI_BamShark_2017 chromosome 37, ASM401019v2, whole genome shotgun sequence DNA encodes the following proteins:
- the LOC122541623 gene encoding zinc finger protein 271-like, with protein sequence MEDKPFTCEVCDKPFLCSSDFLRHQLIHTGEKPFTCEVCDKSFSRPSNLRRHQHIHTGAKPFTCQACKKSFSRLSNLSVHLHIHTGEKPFPCRLCNKSFSNSSQYLMHQHVHTREEMYMCNVCNKSFSTPSNLREHQRIHTGEKPFRCEVCDKAFLNLSTLRRHQRIHTGEKPFTCEVCKESFSQSSHLHTHQRIHTGEKPFTCELCDKSFSRLSILRKHKCTPTAKKPYRCEFCNKAFTQLLELLEHQRTHTGDKPFQCDVCQDCFTYSSSLTIHRRLHTDLMPDYLLPSH encoded by the coding sequence ATGGAAGATAAACCATTTACTTGTGAGGTGTGTGACAAGCCATTCTTGTGCTCATCTGACTTCCTTCGACACCAActcattcacacaggggagaagccgttcacatgtgaggtgtgtgacaaatcattctcacgaCCATCAAACCTTCGCAGACACCAACACATTCACACAGGGGCGAAGCCATTCACATGTCAGGCGTGCAAGAAATCATTCTCACGGTTATCAAACCTAAGCGTGCACCTAcacattcacactggggagaagccattcccATGCCGGTTATGCAATAAATCATTCTCAAATTCATCGCAATACCTCATgcaccaacatgtccacaccagaGAAGAAATGTATATGTGCAATGTGTGCAACAAATCATTCTCAACACCATCAAACCTTAGAGAACACCAGCGCATTcatacaggggagaaaccatttagATGTGAAGTTTGCGATAAAGCGTTTTTAAACTTATCGACCCTCCGCagacaccaacgcattcacacaggggagaaaccattcacatgcgAGGTATGCAAAGAATCATTCTCACAGTCAtcacacctccacacacaccaacgcattcacacaggggaaaAACCATTCACATGTGAGTTGTGTGACAAATCGTTTTCACGATTATCAATACTCCGCAAACACAAATGCACTCCTACAGCAAAGAAACCCTATCGATGTGAGTTCTGTAATAAAGCTTTCACACAGTTGTTGGAACTCTTGGAACATCAGCGAACACATACAGGAGACAAACCGTTCCAGTGTGATGTGTGTCAGGATTGTTTCACCTACTCCTCCTCTCTCACCATACACCGACGGCTGCACACAGACTTGATGCCAGATTACCTGCTTCCATCACACTGA
- the LOC122541598 gene encoding zinc finger protein 271-like: protein MEVKPFKSEVQDQDFIQSSIIVRNKHMHTGKEPIRCEVCNKSFSKSSALLVHRRIHTGEKPFTCEVCDKSFSQSSNLRVHQRIHTGEKPFTCEVCNKSFTLSSNLMVHQTIHTGEKPFKCEVCDKAFVTSTRLLRHQKIHTGEKPFKCEVCEKAFIQSSHLLMHQRIHTGEKPFKCEVCDRAFGQSSHLLRHHKLHTRENFPKCEVRKEGFGQLLDRVKHQHIHTDEKPFMHDVCGTSFSESWNLHGHQCIHTGEKPFTCEVCEKSCLRSSNLHVHHMGVKLFICKMCHRAFTRLSNLLVHQTIHAGQKLFKCEVCDQTFATSKSLLIHHRVHTGEKPFICEICNRDFAQSSALVIHRRIHTRESPFTCEVCEKSFSKLTNLRRHKQIHTWRKVSSVGCVMESLDDH from the coding sequence ATGGAAGTAAAACCATTTAAGAGTGAGGTGCAGGATCAGGATTTTATACAGTCATCaataattgtgagaaacaaacacatgcacactgGGAAAGAGCCCATCAGGTGTGAGGTGTGTAATAAGTCCTTCTCAAAGTCATCGGCCCTCCTTGTTCACCGGCGtattcacaccggggagaaaccGTTCACATGcgaggtgtgtgacaaatcattttcGCAGTCATCGAACCTCCGTGTGCACCAACGCATCcatacaggggagaaaccatttacCTGCGAGGTATGCAACAAATCATTCACACTATCATCAAACCTCATGGTCCATCAGACaatccacacaggggagaaacccttCAAATGTGAGGTTTGTGATAAAGCTTTTGTGACATCTACAAGGCTGCTAAGACACCAGaagattcacacaggggagaaaccttTCAAATGTGAGGTTTGTGAGAAGGCTTTCATCCAATCCTCCCATCTCCTGATGCATCAAaggattcacacaggggagaaaccttTCAAATGTGAGGTGTGCGACCGAGCCTTTGGACAATCATCTCACCTCCTTCGACATCATAAACTCCACACCAGAGAGAATTTCCCCAAGTGCGAAGTGCGTAAGGAGGGATTTGGACAATTATTAGACCGAGTAAAACACCAACACATTCACACTGATGAGAAACCATTCATGCATGATGTTTGTGGCACTTCATTTTCAGAGTCATGGAATCTCCATGGACACCAatgcattcacacaggggagaaaccattcacttgTGAGGTATGTGAGAAATCTTGCTTGCGGTCATCAAAtctccatgtacaccacatggGGGTGAAACTGTTCATATGCAAGATGTGTCACAGAGCTTTTACACGGTTATCAAACCTCCTGGTTCATCAGACAATCCATGCAGGGCAGAAACTCTTCAAGTGTGAAGTTTGTGACCAAACGTTTGCGACATCTAAAAGCCTCTTGATACATCATAGAGTTCATACAGGGGAGAAACCCTTCATATGTGAGATATGTAACAGGGACTTTGCACAATCTTCGGCCCTGGTGATTCACCGACGCATTCACACAAGGGAGAGTCCATTCACATGTgaggtgtgtgagaaatcattttCAAAGTTAACAAACCTCCGCCGACACAAACAAATCCACACATGGAGGAAAGTGTCAAGTGTGGGGTGTGTAATGGAGAGTTTGGATGATCATTGA